The proteins below come from a single Polynucleobacter sp. MWH-UH23A genomic window:
- a CDS encoding PDZ domain-containing protein, with protein sequence MAFSSLLLFFSLATLLTAAGELSSSSSDLKNLKVSMPNIEEFVSYQAIDFRLNNSTLNTRRLKPSDIPKLADDAIVPVSLDDAVNRAFQYFAEFENKRSAPILTVTLPTVESVEPGSPADIAGVKHGDLVIYVGSNKIESIMGYYQALNEKLSSEISLKLLRGKQNTVSVVMKSLAKGPITENNSGIKFEIPAEVIYLTERDSKRMADQYRREMLPAISVDWRVDAANNLMQSAKRLNLIAKGVFDPSNPSSAKIQTKDVLNWQHKKVLEAIDSYFSQRRKIENKNAFYLTGMGDAVVGFVCSLIIFLIALALYWYQRRVAGKKS encoded by the coding sequence TTGGCCTTCTCAAGTCTATTGCTGTTCTTCTCTCTGGCAACCTTATTGACTGCTGCGGGTGAGTTATCGAGCTCTTCTTCGGATTTAAAAAATCTGAAGGTTTCAATGCCGAACATTGAAGAATTTGTCAGTTATCAGGCGATTGATTTTCGTCTGAATAACTCCACTTTGAATACGCGGCGCTTAAAACCAAGTGATATTCCTAAATTGGCGGACGATGCGATAGTGCCAGTTAGCCTTGATGATGCGGTGAATCGTGCATTCCAGTATTTCGCGGAATTTGAAAATAAACGCTCGGCGCCTATCTTGACGGTTACATTGCCAACTGTTGAATCAGTTGAGCCAGGCTCGCCTGCGGATATTGCCGGCGTCAAGCATGGGGATCTCGTGATCTATGTCGGATCTAATAAGATCGAATCGATCATGGGGTATTACCAGGCTCTGAACGAAAAGCTTTCCTCCGAAATCAGCTTAAAGTTGTTAAGAGGCAAGCAAAATACTGTCTCAGTGGTGATGAAGAGTTTAGCCAAGGGCCCCATTACTGAGAACAATAGCGGCATTAAGTTTGAGATTCCGGCAGAGGTAATTTACTTAACAGAGCGAGATAGCAAGCGCATGGCTGATCAATATCGCCGCGAAATGTTGCCAGCAATTTCGGTTGATTGGCGAGTGGATGCGGCAAATAATCTGATGCAAAGCGCTAAGCGTCTGAACTTAATTGCTAAAGGTGTGTTTGATCCATCAAACCCTTCCTCCGCCAAAATTCAGACTAAGGATGTACTCAATTGGCAGCACAAAAAAGTGCTAGAAGCAATTGATAGCTACTTTTCTCAAAGAAGAAAAATAGAAAACAAAAATGCATTCTATTTGACCGGCATGGGTGATGCGGTTGTTGGTTTTGTATGTAGCTTGATCATTTTTTTGATTGCGCTTGCCTTGTATTGGTACCAACGCAGAGTAGCAGGTAAAAAATCATGA
- a CDS encoding surface-adhesin E family protein, with amino-acid sequence MGRSFFQKTSFFVFLVAFSGGIPLAQINEDLVTVLDGRQYSISYYKSSVKALPPDWKKVWTITNRKQQQGIGPERIQSVRRNILFNCVRNTYSTLAVVNYSEPNAMGKPSLQTETGFELNDDPIPEGTPLAIIFTQVCGS; translated from the coding sequence ATGGGTCGCTCCTTTTTCCAAAAAACCTCTTTTTTTGTCTTTCTTGTCGCCTTTAGCGGCGGTATTCCCCTTGCTCAGATAAACGAAGATTTGGTCACGGTTTTGGATGGCCGCCAGTACAGCATTTCCTATTACAAAAGTTCAGTGAAGGCATTACCCCCCGACTGGAAAAAGGTTTGGACTATTACCAATCGTAAGCAGCAGCAAGGTATTGGCCCAGAGCGAATTCAATCGGTTCGACGCAATATTTTGTTTAATTGCGTACGCAATACCTATTCAACGTTGGCGGTCGTTAATTATTCTGAGCCTAACGCTATGGGAAAACCCAGTTTGCAGACAGAGACGGGTTTTGAGTTAAATGACGATCCCATTCCAGAAGGAACCCCTTTAGCAATTATCTTTACCCAAGTTTGCGGTTCTTAA